A window from Actimicrobium sp. CCC2.4 encodes these proteins:
- the nhaA gene encoding Na+/H+ antiporter NhaA — translation MKSRQPASPLVRFFQSDAAGGVVLMAAAVAAMVVANSPLQSTYASTLQAKVLGLSVEHWVNDALMAVFFLMVGLEIKRELLIGALSSWSQRALPGFAALGGMVVPALIYVGFNWNSPDTMAGWAIPAATDIAFALGVLALLGPRVPVSLKIFLAALAILDDLGAVVIITLFYTSGLSLTMLGAALAVLAVLFVMNKMGVKHLAFYVVGGIVLWFFVYRSGVHATLAGVALAFCIPLRNPAISARKSPLVKLEHGLHPWVAFLVVPVFGFANAGVSLAGFDPQHLLDPVPLGVALGLFIGKQIGVVGMCALAIKAGIAQLPKNSNWIQLYGVALLCGIGFTMSLFIGSLAFAGSDLLIDEVKIGVLIGSILAGVTGAIVVLAGSRKT, via the coding sequence ATGAAATCACGTCAGCCCGCTTCTCCGCTTGTCCGCTTTTTCCAATCCGATGCCGCCGGCGGTGTCGTACTGATGGCTGCCGCCGTGGCCGCGATGGTGGTGGCCAATTCACCGCTGCAATCGACCTACGCCTCGACGCTGCAAGCCAAAGTCCTGGGATTGTCGGTCGAGCACTGGGTCAACGATGCATTGATGGCGGTGTTTTTTCTGATGGTCGGGCTGGAGATCAAGCGCGAACTGCTTATCGGCGCCTTGTCGAGCTGGTCACAACGGGCCTTGCCCGGGTTTGCCGCATTGGGCGGCATGGTCGTGCCGGCGCTGATCTATGTCGGCTTCAACTGGAACAGTCCCGACACGATGGCCGGTTGGGCTATCCCCGCGGCGACCGACATCGCCTTTGCGCTAGGCGTACTGGCGCTGCTCGGGCCGCGTGTGCCGGTCTCGCTGAAAATCTTTCTGGCGGCGCTGGCCATTCTTGATGACCTCGGTGCCGTCGTCATCATCACGCTGTTCTATACCTCGGGCCTGTCCCTGACTATGTTGGGCGCGGCACTGGCGGTGCTGGCGGTGCTGTTCGTGATGAACAAGATGGGCGTCAAGCATCTTGCCTTTTATGTGGTCGGCGGCATCGTGCTGTGGTTCTTCGTGTACCGGTCCGGCGTGCACGCCACGCTGGCCGGCGTTGCGCTGGCCTTCTGCATTCCGTTGCGTAATCCGGCCATCAGCGCGCGCAAGTCGCCACTGGTCAAGCTCGAACACGGGCTGCATCCGTGGGTCGCGTTCCTGGTCGTGCCAGTGTTCGGTTTTGCCAATGCCGGTGTGTCGCTGGCCGGCTTTGATCCGCAGCATCTGCTCGATCCGGTCCCGCTGGGCGTTGCGCTGGGCCTGTTCATCGGCAAGCAGATCGGCGTTGTCGGTATGTGCGCACTGGCCATCAAGGCCGGTATCGCGCAACTGCCCAAGAACAGTAACTGGATACAGCTATATGGCGTGGCGCTGCTGTGCGGTATCGGGTTCACGATGAGCCTGTTCATCGGATCGCTGGCGTTTGCGGGTTCGGACCTGCTGATCGATGAAGTCAAGATCGGCGTGCTGATCGGTTCCATCCTCGCCGGCGTGACCGGTGCAATCGTGGTACTGGCCGGTAGCCGGAAAACCTGA
- a CDS encoding ATP-binding protein, translated as MPAGRHTVLLVGAGADPRDLLLQQGYRVLLAATHEQARGMVVQDAPRLVVIDLAGIGPDGPGLLAWLKATPGSAGVPVILLAATDRHDDRLAGLAAGADEVLAHPLDGDELCLRVRNLLRLSTASSPGLAGMAQQVAILDAVPANIALIDLQGVLVSVNETWRRHAAQNGMADEQDAGVGRNYLSVCDAPTGPGSIESRRIGAGIRAVLDGRQDHFSIEYACDKPAGRCWYLLSVAPLGEAERVGAIVMHLDVTEQRRAARKILDLNATLEKLSIQLIQAQEQERISLARELHDELGQRLALLKLNLHQLNRLLVMPQARTLWTSIDADVGTLITQIRVISVSLRPPVLDYLGLEAAIGQLLERQFASSTTSCGFDYAGVPAALAPSVEIALYRIVQECITNVVRHADASRVVVEVNGGESGHELELIIRDNGKGFDPATLAGSILPDGSRSGLPGMKERMALLGGSLVITTAPGQGTRIVASLALAKHE; from the coding sequence ATGCCCGCCGGCCGTCATACCGTGCTGCTGGTCGGTGCCGGAGCCGACCCGCGCGACCTGTTACTACAGCAAGGGTACCGTGTGCTGCTGGCGGCTACCCATGAACAGGCACGCGGGATGGTGGTGCAAGACGCGCCGCGCCTGGTGGTGATCGACCTGGCCGGCATCGGGCCGGATGGCCCGGGCCTGCTGGCCTGGCTCAAAGCCACGCCGGGCAGCGCCGGCGTGCCGGTTATCCTGCTGGCCGCAACGGACCGGCACGACGACCGACTGGCGGGACTTGCCGCCGGTGCCGACGAGGTGCTGGCGCACCCGCTCGATGGCGACGAGCTGTGTCTGCGCGTGCGTAACCTGCTGCGCCTGAGTACCGCGTCGTCGCCGGGCCTGGCCGGCATGGCGCAGCAGGTCGCTATCCTCGATGCAGTACCGGCCAACATCGCGCTGATCGATTTGCAAGGCGTGCTGGTGTCGGTCAACGAGACCTGGCGCCGGCATGCTGCGCAGAACGGCATGGCCGACGAACAGGATGCCGGCGTCGGCCGCAATTACCTGTCAGTCTGCGACGCGCCCACCGGCCCCGGGTCAATCGAAAGCCGGCGCATCGGTGCCGGTATCCGTGCCGTGCTGGACGGCCGCCAGGACCATTTCTCGATCGAGTACGCGTGCGACAAGCCTGCCGGCCGGTGCTGGTATCTGCTCAGTGTGGCTCCGCTGGGCGAGGCCGAACGCGTCGGGGCTATCGTGATGCACCTCGACGTCACCGAACAGCGACGCGCGGCCCGAAAAATCCTCGATCTCAATGCCACGTTGGAAAAACTCTCGATCCAGTTGATCCAGGCGCAGGAACAGGAGCGCATCAGCCTGGCGCGCGAACTGCATGATGAACTCGGCCAGCGACTGGCCCTGCTCAAGCTCAACCTGCATCAACTCAATCGCTTGCTGGTCATGCCGCAGGCGCGCACGCTGTGGACCAGCATTGATGCCGACGTAGGCACGCTGATCACCCAGATCCGCGTGATCTCGGTCTCGCTACGGCCGCCGGTGCTGGATTATCTGGGTCTCGAAGCGGCAATCGGCCAGCTACTCGAGCGCCAGTTCGCCAGCAGCACGACCAGCTGCGGGTTTGATTACGCCGGCGTGCCGGCAGCCCTCGCGCCATCGGTCGAAATCGCCTTGTATCGCATCGTTCAGGAATGCATTACCAACGTGGTCCGGCATGCCGACGCCAGCCGCGTCGTGGTCGAAGTCAACGGCGGCGAATCGGGCCACGAACTGGAACTGATCATCCGCGACAACGGCAAGGGCTTTGATCCTGCCACACTGGCAGGCAGCATACTGCCCGACGGCAGTCGTAGCGGACTGCCTGGCATGAAAGAGCGCATGGCGCTGCTGGGCGGCAGTCTTGTAATCACGACGGCGCCGGGGCAGGGCACCCGCATCGTCGCTTCGCTGGCGCTGGCCAAACATGAGTGA
- a CDS encoding response regulator transcription factor, giving the protein MNNLGNCTKATILLVDDHALVRAGIRSLIDQLNDFVVIAEASDPVEALAWVAQRVPDIVVTDITMGSHSGLDLVRRLREQHPQMAIVILSMHASEELVTEALRLGASAYLLKEAAPAELEIALQAIRRNETYLSPAVSTKMIERFLRAPVVAVNPLDALTTRQLQVLTMIAGRKGTKEIAFELDLSEKTVAAHRAQIMERLGVRDIVGLVLLAVRHGLVSAGE; this is encoded by the coding sequence ATGAACAACCTGGGCAACTGTACCAAGGCCACCATCCTGCTGGTCGACGATCATGCGCTGGTGCGAGCCGGCATCCGCAGCCTGATCGATCAGCTCAATGATTTTGTCGTCATTGCAGAAGCCTCCGATCCGGTCGAGGCGCTGGCCTGGGTTGCGCAGCGCGTGCCGGATATCGTCGTTACCGATATCACGATGGGCAGCCACAGCGGCCTCGATCTGGTGCGCCGCTTGCGCGAGCAGCATCCGCAGATGGCCATCGTCATTCTCAGCATGCATGCGTCCGAAGAGCTGGTGACCGAAGCGCTCAGGCTGGGGGCATCAGCTTATCTGCTCAAGGAAGCCGCGCCGGCCGAGCTGGAGATTGCGCTGCAGGCGATCCGGCGCAACGAGACGTACCTGAGCCCGGCGGTATCGACCAAAATGATCGAGCGCTTCCTCCGCGCGCCGGTAGTCGCGGTCAATCCGCTGGATGCGCTGACCACCCGGCAATTGCAGGTACTGACGATGATCGCCGGTCGCAAGGGCACCAAGGAAATCGCCTTCGAACTTGACCTGAGCGAAAAAACCGTCGCGGCGCACCGGGCGCAAATCATGGAGCGGCTGGGGGTGCGGGATATCGTCGGGCTGGTGTTGCTGGCGGTGCGGCATGGGTTGGTGAGTGCCGGGGAGTGA
- a CDS encoding sensor histidine kinase, which translates to MNNPITRFFSTDNFMPHGHCYLWEPVLLWLHVVSDSLIAIAYFSIPVTLLFFVRKRKDLQFHWMFICFAIFILACGASHVMEVWTVWTPAYWLSGGIKAITALVSIPTAFLLVKLIPLALALPSPAALAASNEQLRQEIADRTRIEAALSKKNLELASLNEELRAFSYSVSHDLRTPLRSLDGFSLALLEDYSDKLDADGQDALRRIRMASQRMGRLIDDMLRLSQVTRSEIRPEPIDLSALCNGIVATLSEAQPQRSVQWQVDPGMQLQADKGLIGIVMQNLIENAWKFTGRTDQPAIHIGARNIDGNQVFFVADNGAGFDMLHAEKLFGTFERLHAVSDFTGTGIGLALVKRIIRRHEGEIWAEARVGLGATFYFCMKEDRDVLSA; encoded by the coding sequence ATGAACAACCCGATCACCCGGTTTTTTTCGACCGATAATTTCATGCCGCACGGTCATTGCTACTTGTGGGAGCCGGTGCTGCTGTGGCTGCATGTGGTGTCCGACTCGCTCATCGCGATCGCCTATTTCTCGATTCCGGTGACCTTGCTGTTCTTCGTGCGTAAGCGCAAGGACTTGCAGTTTCACTGGATGTTCATCTGCTTTGCGATCTTCATTCTGGCTTGCGGTGCCAGCCACGTGATGGAAGTCTGGACCGTCTGGACCCCGGCGTACTGGCTCTCCGGCGGCATCAAGGCCATCACGGCGCTGGTGTCGATTCCGACCGCCTTCCTGCTGGTCAAGCTGATCCCGCTGGCGCTGGCCTTGCCCAGTCCTGCCGCACTGGCCGCCAGCAACGAACAGCTGCGCCAGGAAATCGCCGACCGCACCCGCATCGAAGCCGCCTTGAGCAAAAAGAACCTGGAGCTGGCCTCGCTCAATGAAGAACTCCGGGCCTTCAGTTACTCGGTCTCGCATGACTTGCGCACGCCGCTGCGCAGTCTCGATGGTTTTTCGCTGGCGCTGCTGGAGGATTACAGCGACAAGCTCGATGCCGACGGACAGGATGCACTGCGTCGTATCCGCATGGCCAGCCAGCGTATGGGACGGCTGATCGATGACATGCTGCGGCTGTCGCAGGTGACCCGCAGCGAAATCCGTCCCGAGCCGATTGACCTCAGCGCGCTGTGCAACGGCATCGTCGCTACGCTCTCTGAAGCACAGCCGCAGCGCAGCGTGCAGTGGCAGGTCGATCCCGGCATGCAGCTGCAAGCTGACAAAGGACTGATCGGCATCGTGATGCAAAACCTGATCGAGAATGCCTGGAAATTTACCGGACGCACCGACCAGCCGGCCATTCACATCGGCGCCAGGAACATCGACGGCAACCAGGTGTTCTTTGTCGCCGACAACGGCGCCGGATTCGACATGCTGCATGCCGAAAAACTGTTCGGCACCTTCGAACGGCTGCATGCGGTCAGCGACTTCACGGGCACCGGTATCGGCCTGGCACTGGTCAAACGCATCATCCGCCGCCACGAAGGCGAGATCTGGGCCGAAGCCCGGGTCGGTCTTGGCGCGACATTCTATTTCTGCATGAAAGAAGACCGCGATGTCCTATCTGCCTGA
- a CDS encoding response regulator, whose product MSYLPDPILLVEDNPDDAALTQRAFKRNDVINPIVVARDGIEALDFLFARDAFADRAGQPLPRLILLDLKLPRLDGIGVLREIRADPRTRLVPVIMLTSSLLEQDLEACYALGANSYLVKPIDYSEFVEMTRIIATYWLALNRPPPVSTAEHNPT is encoded by the coding sequence ATGTCCTATCTGCCTGATCCCATCCTGCTGGTCGAAGACAATCCCGACGATGCCGCGCTGACGCAGCGCGCGTTCAAGCGCAACGACGTCATCAACCCGATTGTCGTGGCGCGCGACGGTATCGAAGCGCTGGATTTCTTGTTTGCGCGGGACGCGTTTGCCGACCGTGCCGGCCAGCCATTGCCCCGGCTGATCCTGCTTGACCTGAAATTGCCGCGTCTCGATGGTATCGGCGTATTGCGTGAAATCCGTGCCGATCCGCGCACGCGACTGGTGCCGGTGATTATGCTGACCTCGTCGCTGCTCGAGCAAGACCTGGAGGCCTGCTATGCGCTGGGTGCCAACAGTTATCTGGTCAAGCCGATCGACTACAGCGAATTCGTCGAGATGACACGCATCATCGCGACCTATTGGCTTGCGTTGAACCGGCCGCCACCGGTGAGCACCGCGGAGCACAACCCGACATGA
- a CDS encoding putative bifunctional diguanylate cyclase/phosphodiesterase, which yields MMTALRVLLIEDCEDDALLILRALRRAGMELDSLRVQDATGLAAALDQSWDVIISDFSLPGFSGMKALAMCRACDPRVPFILLSGTVGEEIAVAAMKAGANDYVMKDNMARLAPALLRELQDAATRAELRHTELKLIESERRFHAFMDASPIIASIRDDSGRTVYGNRVWNDTVGHAAAIPAARTASDQVVRASGFAAESVEEITLPGSAPTYWKNIRFPFIGASGQPLIGELSTDITTLKQSEDTIRKLAYLDALTGLPNRRLMMDRLTHAMAGCARRGIYGALLLLNLDDFKLLNDAHGHAVGDLVLQQAGRRISGCVREQDTVARIGGDEFVIILEGLGKEAAGVAVGVDAIGREILAAIARPYDAGAASSKPAPELTGSIGIAFFSDQQHSPDELLRRADMALGNVKAAERNHQLFFDPAMQARITLRNTLKADLREGLKKNWFELHYQPQVDSDGTLTGVEALLRLAHPVKGMMMPDTFIPLAEETGLIIDLGYWALETACLQLQLWATGPATRHLTLSVNLSARQFGDAAFVPRLLAIVASRGIDPSRLLLELTESLLLDELELTIEKMTTLRQAGLRFSLDDFGTGYSSLAYLKRLPLHEVKIDRSFVRDLMGDVNDAVIVRAILAMGSSFGLSVIAEGVETIAQRDFLIASGCGRFQGYLFGRPVPVGMLALGSAVAH from the coding sequence ATGATGACTGCACTGCGGGTACTGCTGATCGAAGATTGCGAAGACGATGCCCTGCTCATCCTGCGTGCGTTGCGGCGGGCCGGCATGGAACTGGACTCGCTGCGCGTGCAGGACGCCACCGGCCTGGCGGCGGCGCTGGACCAATCGTGGGATGTCATCATTTCGGACTTCTCGCTGCCCGGTTTTTCGGGCATGAAAGCGCTGGCGATGTGCCGCGCCTGCGATCCCCGGGTGCCGTTCATCCTGCTATCGGGCACCGTCGGTGAAGAAATTGCGGTTGCGGCCATGAAAGCCGGCGCCAATGACTATGTGATGAAAGACAACATGGCGCGGCTGGCACCGGCCCTGCTGCGCGAATTGCAGGACGCGGCCACCCGCGCCGAATTGCGCCACACCGAACTCAAGCTGATCGAAAGCGAGCGCCGCTTTCATGCCTTCATGGATGCCAGTCCGATCATCGCGTCGATCCGTGATGACAGCGGACGCACCGTGTACGGCAACCGCGTCTGGAACGATACGGTGGGCCACGCTGCCGCTATCCCGGCCGCGCGCACGGCCAGCGATCAGGTCGTGCGCGCCAGTGGATTCGCCGCCGAAAGCGTCGAAGAAATCACGCTACCCGGCAGCGCGCCGACCTACTGGAAAAATATCCGCTTTCCGTTTATCGGTGCCTCCGGCCAGCCCTTGATCGGCGAACTGTCGACCGACATCACGACGCTCAAGCAATCGGAAGACACCATCCGCAAGCTGGCTTATCTGGATGCGCTGACCGGCCTGCCGAACCGGCGCCTGATGATGGACCGGCTGACCCACGCGATGGCCGGTTGTGCGCGACGCGGGATTTACGGTGCGCTGCTGCTGCTGAACCTGGACGATTTCAAGCTGCTCAATGATGCCCACGGTCACGCCGTCGGTGACCTGGTACTGCAGCAGGCCGGCCGGCGCATCAGCGGGTGCGTGCGCGAACAGGATACGGTGGCGCGCATCGGCGGGGATGAATTTGTCATCATCCTCGAAGGGCTGGGCAAGGAGGCCGCCGGGGTGGCAGTTGGCGTCGATGCGATCGGGCGCGAGATCCTGGCCGCGATTGCGCGGCCTTACGACGCCGGTGCGGCGTCTTCCAAACCGGCCCCCGAGCTGACCGGCAGCATCGGCATTGCCTTCTTTTCGGACCAGCAGCACAGCCCTGACGAACTACTCAGGCGGGCCGATATGGCACTGGGCAATGTGAAAGCGGCAGAGCGCAATCACCAGCTATTTTTTGATCCGGCGATGCAGGCCAGGATCACGCTACGCAACACGCTGAAAGCCGACCTGCGCGAGGGCCTGAAAAAAAACTGGTTCGAGCTGCACTACCAGCCGCAGGTCGACAGTGACGGCACGCTGACCGGCGTCGAGGCGCTGCTGCGGCTGGCGCATCCGGTGAAGGGCATGATGATGCCGGACACCTTCATCCCGCTGGCCGAAGAAACCGGCCTGATCATCGATCTGGGTTACTGGGCGTTGGAGACGGCCTGCCTGCAATTGCAGTTGTGGGCGACCGGGCCTGCCACCCGGCACCTGACGCTATCGGTGAACCTGAGCGCGCGCCAATTCGGCGACGCCGCCTTCGTGCCGCGCCTGCTGGCAATAGTGGCATCGCGCGGGATTGATCCGTCGCGCTTGCTGCTGGAGCTGACCGAGAGCCTGCTGCTAGACGAGCTCGAACTGACCATCGAAAAAATGACCACGCTGCGGCAGGCCGGCTTGCGTTTTTCACTGGACGATTTCGGGACCGGCTATTCGTCGCTGGCCTACCTCAAGCGGCTACCGCTGCACGAGGTCAAGATCGACCGCTCGTTCGTGCGCGATCTGATGGGCGACGTCAACGATGCCGTCATCGTGCGCGCGATTCTGGCGATGGGAAGCAGCTTTGGCTTATCGGTCATCGCCGAAGGTGTCGAGACGATTGCGCAGCGCGATTTTCTGATCGCCTCCGGCTGCGGGCGGTTTCAGGGCTATCTGTTCGGGCGGCCGGTGCCGGTGGGGATGCTAGCGTTGGGGAGCGCGGTGGCACACTGA
- a CDS encoding alcohol dehydrogenase family protein: MKAVVTIGNGGYEQLHYGDVAVPTLNPGEVLVQVLAAGINNTEINTRLGWYSASVTTDTAGSATAQQASAEHKTDGGWNAATPFPLIQGTDCCGRVVAVAPEGDACLIGSRILVRSCMRPDGFASMNNVWMGSDFDGAFAQFVKVPASEVFAVQSDWSDAELGSMPCAYGTAENMLHRAAVRAGEHVLITGASGGVGSAAVQLAKRRGARITAIAGKTKMAQVRLIGADHVIDRHDDLLASLGEDSVDVVVDNVAGPAFGDLLKVLKRGGRYASSGAIGGPLVEMDMRTFYLKGLTLFGCTAWEEPVFPNLIGYIERGELRPLVAKCFPLDHIVQAQREFLEKNHVGKFVLIPP, encoded by the coding sequence ATGAAAGCCGTCGTCACCATCGGCAATGGCGGTTACGAACAGCTGCATTACGGCGACGTTGCGGTCCCGACGCTCAATCCCGGTGAAGTGCTGGTACAGGTGCTGGCCGCCGGCATCAACAATACCGAGATCAACACACGCCTCGGCTGGTATTCCGCATCCGTGACGACCGACACTGCTGGCAGCGCCACGGCACAGCAAGCCTCGGCCGAACACAAGACCGATGGCGGCTGGAATGCCGCCACACCGTTTCCGCTCATTCAGGGAACGGATTGCTGTGGCCGGGTTGTCGCGGTGGCCCCGGAAGGCGACGCTTGCCTGATCGGCTCGCGCATACTGGTGCGGTCCTGCATGCGGCCGGACGGTTTCGCTTCGATGAACAACGTCTGGATGGGCTCTGATTTCGATGGTGCCTTCGCGCAGTTCGTCAAAGTACCCGCATCCGAGGTGTTTGCCGTGCAGTCCGACTGGAGCGACGCCGAACTCGGCTCGATGCCGTGTGCCTACGGCACTGCCGAAAACATGCTGCATCGGGCCGCTGTGCGCGCGGGCGAGCATGTGCTGATTACCGGAGCGTCAGGCGGGGTCGGTTCGGCGGCAGTGCAACTGGCCAAGCGACGTGGTGCGCGGATTACCGCCATCGCCGGAAAAACCAAGATGGCGCAAGTGCGCTTGATAGGCGCAGATCACGTGATCGACCGGCACGACGATCTGCTGGCAAGTCTCGGTGAGGACAGCGTCGATGTCGTCGTCGATAACGTCGCCGGACCCGCCTTTGGTGATCTGCTCAAGGTGCTCAAACGCGGTGGGCGCTATGCCTCGTCCGGTGCCATCGGCGGGCCGCTGGTGGAAATGGACATGCGTACTTTTTATCTGAAAGGACTGACACTATTTGGCTGCACGGCCTGGGAAGAACCGGTATTCCCCAACCTGATTGGCTACATCGAGCGGGGAGAACTGCGTCCGCTGGTGGCCAAATGTTTTCCGCTGGACCACATCGTGCAGGCACAGCGCGAATTCCTCGAAAAAAACCATGTCGGAAAGTTCGTGCTGATTCCGCCATAA
- a CDS encoding GntR family transcriptional regulator yields MIKNPANVGPPPKNSSLPDYVYGNLRDDIFALRLLPGDQVTESDIAAYFDVSRTPVREALQRLQRDGLMQGYVRGGWEVVPVDFKRYEDLYEMRRVIELFAVTRLCQDGAGIDQSLIDGLHTAWCCPVEQRLVDGLQVAALDEAFHQTLVRATGNLEMATTFDRLTDRVRIVRRLDFLYGDCVQLTYDEHAAILAGIAARDGASALRLMTAHIEDSHVSVRQLTLHHLHTVRVGASAERLAYLPVKMQRLS; encoded by the coding sequence ATGATCAAGAATCCGGCCAATGTCGGCCCGCCGCCGAAAAACAGTTCGCTGCCCGACTACGTCTACGGCAATTTGCGGGATGACATTTTTGCGTTGCGACTGCTGCCCGGCGACCAGGTCACCGAAAGCGATATTGCGGCGTACTTCGATGTCTCGCGCACGCCGGTGCGTGAAGCGCTGCAGCGCTTGCAGCGCGACGGCCTGATGCAGGGCTATGTGCGCGGCGGCTGGGAAGTGGTGCCGGTTGATTTCAAGCGCTACGAAGACCTGTACGAGATGCGCCGGGTCATCGAACTGTTCGCCGTTACGCGACTTTGCCAGGACGGAGCCGGCATCGATCAGTCGCTCATTGATGGCTTGCACACCGCCTGGTGTTGTCCGGTCGAGCAGCGACTGGTCGACGGCCTGCAGGTCGCCGCTCTCGATGAAGCGTTCCACCAGACGCTGGTGCGGGCCACCGGCAACCTCGAAATGGCGACCACCTTTGATCGGCTGACCGATCGCGTGCGGATCGTGCGCCGGCTGGATTTTTTGTATGGCGACTGCGTGCAGCTGACCTACGACGAACACGCAGCGATCCTCGCCGGCATTGCGGCGCGTGACGGCGCTTCTGCGTTGCGCCTGATGACCGCGCACATCGAAGACAGCCATGTCAGTGTCAGGCAACTGACGCTGCATCATTTGCATACTGTGCGGGTTGGAGCGAGTGCGGAGAGGTTGGCTTATTTGCCGGTGAAGATGCAGCGCTTGTCGTAG